The nucleotide sequence TATTTTATCCTTTGGATATTTTCGCTCAAGGTTTATGGCAATGATGGCTTCTTTCGTTTTCCGAAGCAACGTCTTATCTTGTGTTAAAAACACATTTTTCGCCAATTGCTGGGTAATCGTGCTTCCCCCTTCCACTTTCCCACCCGCAAGAAGGTCTCGGTATAGAGCTCGTCCAATAGCACGCAAATCAATTCCAGTATGTTCATAAAACCGTTTATCTTCTACAGCGATAAACGCATTCCGTACTGAATCGGGTATATCTGTTATTTCTACGTACTCTCGATTCTCGACGTAAATCTTTGTGATGGTATTTCCATCTAAATCAACTAATTCAGAAGACGTATTTAAAATGAGTTTCTTTTCATCCACTACATAATTACCGAGAAAAAGAATAAACATATATCCAATGAAGGCCACGATCGAAGTACTTGCAACCAATAGAAAAATATTCAACCATTTGTTATTCAATCACCTGTCACCTCGCATCTTACATCCTTTTTTCTATTATTGGGTATTATTACCTCCTCTATGTATGTGTTTGTAAAGAATAGACTAGGGTAAATAATAAAGGAAATCTCTACTCGTTAAAATGGAGGAAAAAACATGAATTTATATATGACATTTGGCACCCTTTCTTATTTACAAAAGATCGTTGCTTCACATCCTCATGAGCAAATGTTAATGCTACAAAACAAGCTTACAACGATTCTTTTGCATGAAACGACCGGTTCAACCCTTTTTAAAGAACCGATTTCGTACCAAGTACTGAAAGGTACTGGAAATATGCATCAGTTTTCTTCCTTTGTTGCCTTTCACTATTTTTCAATCACAGAAGAGGCAAAGCCGTTGTTTGAAAGTCGGGCCGAAGAGTACTTATTGAAACACCCATCTTCAAATAGCGCTTACCGTATTTTAAGGCCTATAAAGCATAACCCTTATTTAATTATTACTTTTTGGCGTCAGGCGCTCGATTTTGAGTCATGGAACGAACGCCATCCCCTTCAAGAAATTCAGCAGACGATGGCAAAAAAGAAGTTATTCACACCTGCCTATTCGACAAAAACCTTCTCGATTATCGAGGGTATTTCCAAGGAAATATAAAATTCGACATGGGGATTTAAGAGGAATGAGTGAAAGGTTCACTCATTTGGAAGAATTCGAAGGCGATACGCATACATTGTATATTCCGCTAAATGTTTCATAAGATGGTAGTTCGCAACTCCACCCACGACCGCACCTACACCCGGTATTATTTGCATCATTTTCACTAAATCGATATGATCGCGATATTCTTGTTGCCATGAGCGCCAGTCGATTTCTTGTTCAACGGGCTTTAAATCCCAAGATTCAATTTGTTCAATTAATTCCTCTTTTCGTTCATCGTATGAAAAAGCAAGTTGAAACACCTTTAAAATAAAAAATCTTTCTTCTACGCGCGTCATGTCATAGCCGTAAAGAGAGGCAGCTTCAAATAAAAATCTCATTTTAATTCCTAATAAAAGCGGAAAATCTGCAAGACCGAGCCACAATCCTCCTGCCCCTGTTCCAACCCCTTCTAACGCGGCTGTTTTTTGATAGCGCTTCATGACTCTCATGAGCTCTGCTTCTTTTTCAGCTAAATGCAAAAAGTGTGGATAGCTTTTTTTCGGTAAATACTCATTCCCCTTTACCGTCGCATTCACCATCGTTTGCACACTTTGTGTTACGACTTCATGAAATTTCTCAGGAATTCGCTGATTAATTTTCGTCTGAATTTGCTTCGATGTGCGCTTCCAAACAGAAGGTCTTTTCATTTGCTTTAACTTCCATCGGAGTGCTTCCTCATACAATTGATCATTCGTCAATGAAACCACCCTCTCGTTCACTCTTCTTTATTAATACGGATGAAAGCCTTAAAACGTTTCATTATGTTTTAAGAAAAGCGCAAAGCGCAAGTCCTTAGGCGAAGGGCGCTGGAGGACCTGCGATTAGGCTTCCGTCGCCACAGCAGGGCCGAAGCGAACCGAGCTGATGGCGCTTGGAGCTAGACACCAAAAAAACTGTAAAGAGAATACGTTAACACTTTATTGAACTTCAACTTTCTGTAACAACAATGGAAAGGGGGCTGTTCAAAAAGCACAGCCCCTTTTACGGTTTAATATATCGCTTACCAATATAAAATGTTACGAGCGAAATCGAAAATAGGAGGGTGAGGACGAGTTGAAGCAAACCTTCCATCATTCCGACTTGCAGTATCGTCCCAAGGGCTAACACAGTAGCCTGAACCATCAATAGTTGAGAGAGTAAGCGTAAAAAGCTTCCTCGCTTCCATTCACTTTTAACAGGATATAAATTCGGCAATAAAAGCAAGTCGTGTTGCTTATATAATCCGACCAATTGAAGGCCCGTTAAAAATAACACCGCTACCGAAACCATTACACTACCAAAAAGCTGCATCGGAAGGAACAAAATGAGCAACAGTCCAATTACAAGTAACCTTGAAAACACCCCAAAATAATCGCCAGAACGTAAAAAGCTTCGAATGAATAAATACATATATGTATTTCGTTGGTGATAGGACACTCTTTTTAACACCCAGTCCAACCATTTCCGACGCTTCACTTGATTTTTCAACTTCGGAACATCGGTAAATAAGTTAGCGATTTGGTAAAAACGATTTTGTCTTCTTCCTTCATCTGCAATTAACTGCTCCCAATTTATCGGCTTTTGTTTCACAGCACGGTAAGAATACCAAGAATACGCGACCGCAATAACAGACGTGATGAATAGAAACAGATAGGCATTCTGAAGAAAAAAGTAAATCACAGCATAGCTAATTAGAACACGTACAATGAAATCACGTATATGATGCATACGATCAGAGAAAAAGCTCGTCAACCACTGCATCCATTGATTCCATAGTTTTAAACCGAGTAATAACCCAAAAGCCATAAAAAGACCAAGAGGGGTAGTTTGAAATACGCGAACATATAGCGGAATAAGGACGACCGTTACAAGGACAAGCGGATACAATTGCATCCAATAACTTGTCACAAATGCTTTTCTAAAATACGGGCGAAATTCATGCTCTAATGGAATCATATACACCATATCCGCTTCTTTTAATAACGTACGTACGTGAGCATAACATACCGTACTCGTCCAAATTAGGGCGATGACAAACGATGCTGGAAAGTTGCTCGGAATCTCATCAAGCCACCCTTGATACCAATATGCCCCGCCACCAACTAAAAACAGGAGGACAAATAATAAATGGTCATTAAACATGAATTTTAAGTACGTTCGTAGTTCTTTCACATATTCTGCAAAACGTTTGTTCCAAATTTGCTGAACCGAATTCATTCCTCTTGCTCCTTCGTCAATTGAATGTATAAGTCATCCAAAGTAGCAGATGGCATTTGAAATTGTTCTTGTAATTCACGTAACGTCCCTTTTGCACGCACTGTCCCTTCGTGAAGAATAATGAATGAATCACAATATCTTTCAGCTGTTGCTAAAATATGTGTCGACATTAAAATGCCTGCTCCTTGGTCCTTCGCTTTTTTCATCATTTCAAGTAAGGAATGAATCGCTAACGGGTCAAGCCCAACAAACGGTTCATCAATGATATATAAATTGGGCTGAACTAAAAAGGCACACATGATCATGACTTTTTGTTTCATCCCTTTAGAAAAATGCGCAGGGAACCATTTAAGTCGCTTTTCCATACGAAATTCTTTTAGCAGAGTCGGCAATCTTTTCTTAAAGGTTTCTTTGTCCAATCCGTATGCCATTGCCGTTAGTTCTAAATGCTCGTACAACGTTAAATCCTCATATAATATAGGCGTTTCTGGTATGTAGCTTAGTTGCTTCCGATAGGTTTCCTTTTGTTCTGTAAACGTCTCTCCATTTATTTTCACTTTTCCTTGAAATGGCTCCATTAATCCAATAATATGCTTAATCGTTGTGCTTTTCCCTGCACCATTTAATCCGATTAACCCGACAATTTCATGCCGATTTACTTCAAACGAAACATCTTTCAACACAGGGTGTTTCGTGTAACCACCCGTCACATTTTCCACGCTAAGTAACGTCATGATAAAAGGTCCTTTCTTCTCAATATCTTTTCTCTTTATCATACCAAAATTTAACGATAAAATCTTTTCAAAGGATGTTTACGTAATCACCACGAGGCTAATTTGGAATTGATCGTTAAATTCCGCTCCAGACACTTGCTTTCTGAGGAGAGAAATTCGAGCCTCCTCAGCACGCCCGCGGGGTCTCGACCTTCCCTCTTTATTCCGCAGGAGAAACGGTGTTTTTGATTCGTCTTAAAATCATCAAGCTCCAAAAAAGTTTTTACAAAAACGGGCGTATAGAAATTTGCAAGCTGGTTATCATAATAGTCGAAGAGGGAAAACAATTGAAAATGAGGTGTTTGTCAAACGACAGTTCAAAATGATTTTGTCGAAAGGCAAATCATCTGTAAATACTCCCATAAATGATGGATGTCGATAACAGATTAATCTGAAGTCACGTCTTGATAAGGGGATGGTTACTTTGAACAATTGTAAGAAGGAAAATGAACATTTTATGTTCAGCGATGACCATTTAATGTTAATCATTTTTCACACTGCAACCATTTCTACACAGTAGATGAGGTGTTTGTCAAAGACAATTAACCTGTTTCATTCCATTGAAAAACGATTCATTTTAGAAAAGTTGAGTAAGTTGGAAAGTCTATCCCTCTTCAAAGGGAACGGCACCTACGAGTCCGTTCCCTTTTTCTATGTTAAAAAATGAAGACAGAGCCCCTTTTCAAAAACATTCTCTTTTTCTTGTGGTAAAATAAAGAAAAGTGGAAAAGGAGTGATATTATGTCAGATTGTATTTTTTGTAAAATTGTAAACGGTGAAATTCCTGCCGCAAAAGTATATGAAGACGAGCACGTACTTGCGTTCATGGATATTATGCAAGTAACGAAAGGGCATACGCTTGTGATTCCGAAAGTACATAAACAAGATATTTTTGAATTAACGCCAGATATAGCACAGCATTTATTTAAAGTTGTTCCACAAATTGCTCAAGCAATAAAAGAGAAGTTCAACCCAGAGGGACTAAATATCGTAAATAATAACGGGCAAGCTGCCGGCCAAACGGTATTCCATTACCATATGCACATTGTACCTCGTTACGGAAAAGGTGACGGCTTCGGTGTCGTATGGAAATCCCATGCCGATCAATACACAGCAGACGACCTTCACGCACTTGCTTCCACAATTAAAGAAGGATTGTCTATTCAATCGTAGAGAATTATAAGAGTCTAAGAAGTTCCAAATGAATCAATTAGTGAAAAGCAAGTCGTTTTGTATCGACTTGCTTTTTGAACGAGTAAAAAAAAGGTTGCGTCTATCCTTTAGAGAACAGCGCGAGCGGAGACCCCATAGAAGAGATTGCAATATGAGGAAGCTGTTAGAAAAGTGGAGGCTACATCTATAGGAAAGAGAGGTATTTTGTTTTGGAACAAAATGATCATTATAAAAACTTATTAAAGAAGATTTGTAAAGCCAATAATATTTCCCCCAAAAGACTTAGATTCGAACAAATTGAGGATTATGTAATTATTCATGTGAAAAACCAATTAAAAGAGGGCGTAGACTTAGAATGCTTTAAAATTTTAAACTTGATACATCAAACGGTTTCACCTTTAGGAACACACTTTGAACAACAGTTATACTTATATCCACGAGGAGATAGATTAGACAGGGTAGCAATAATGTTTAATAAAGTGGACTACGTGCTTTTAAATGAAAAATTAAAAAAAGGAGATATTTAAGTACACTGAGATAGAGGAGTTACTGTGAGTAAATCCCCTAATAACGACTTATCACCAGTTGTAGACGCTAGGAGCCAAAACTAGCCAGTCCTTCACTGAGGAGATCGTCAGTCACCTCTATCCTTAACGTCTGTTCTTCAATAGTAGTCATGAACTTAAATCGTAAATTGCAATTGTGTACCCTTAGTTCGTTCTATTATTCAAAAAACACACTCGGATACTCAACCACGCCTGATACACCGTGAAGGGCACCCTCTTTTAGTTCAATGGCCATAAATGCATCATCAGGCACGTCAAAAGGTGCTTTTATTCCCCATAAAGATGCCTTTTTAAATCCAAATTTACAGTAATAGGTCGGGTGCCCTAATACGATCACCGATTGGTAACCTAGCTCTTGCGCTTTTTTCAACCCTTCTTCAATTAGAGACTTCCCTATCCCTTTCATTTGAGCTTCAGGTATAACCGAGACAGGTGCCATCGCAAGTGATTCTACAGCGTGATGGGCTGTCTGAATCGAAATTTTAGATAAAAGAATATGACCAATGATTTCATCTTCCTTTTTCTTGACTGCAACGAATGATAGTTCAGGAATGAACGCCTCTGATTTTCGAAGGCGGGAAACGAGTCTATGTTCGCTTTGATCACTATACTCCGCATTCAAAAAGGCGCGTTTCACTACTTTTTCTGTCGTTTCGTAATCCTTCTCGGTTTCTTGTCGAATCTTCCATTCCATCGGAAATCACTCTCCTTTCAATCTCCTTTTTCATTGTAGCACCTTTTCTCTTCCTCCCATCGGTAACGAATTTGTAATCATTCAACTTTGTAATCGTTTTCTTTTGACTTTTCTAAAAATTCATATTCAAGATACGAATATTTCGTGGTAGGATGTAAGAAATAATCGTGAATAGGAAGGGATGAATATGAATCGAATTGATAATTTCAATGCCGGACCTTCGGCTTTGCCACTTTCTGTGTTACAAAAAGCACAAAAAGAGTTGTTGAATTTTCAAAACAGCGGAATGTCAGTCATGGAGCTTAGTCATCGAAGCAAAACGTATGATTTTGTCCACCGTAAAGCCCAGGAACTGCTCCGTGAGCTAATGAATATCCCCGATACTCATGAAGTGTTATTTTTACAAGGTGGGGCAAGCTTACAATTTGCCATGATTCCGTACAACTTTTTATCAAACGATGAAGTTGGGTATTATTCGCTTACTGGGTCATGGTCTGAAAAAGCGTTAAAAGAAGCCCAAACAATCGGAAATGCCCACATATTAAACTCGAGCAAAGACCGAACGTATTCCTACATCCCTTCTTGGGAAGATCCTGTCGATGACCGTTGTGCTTACGTGCACATCACATCCAACAACACCATCTACGGGACACAATGGCAACAGTTTCCGAATACAAAGAAACCTCTCATTGCCGACATGTCAAGCGATATCTTATCGCGCCAACTGGATATTGAAAAGTTTGATCTCATATACGCAGGGGCACAGAAAAACCTTGGACCATCTGGGGTAACTGTCGTCATCATTCGGAAAGAATTTTTACAGAAAGCTAACCATAACTTACCGACCTATTTAAGCTATCATACTCATGCGGAGAAAAACTCTTTATTTAATACACCGCCTACTTTTGCCATCTATATGCTATCCCTTGTACTAGAATGGGTAAAAGAAGAAGGTGGCCTTTCAACTATAGAAGAGCGCAATGAACGAAAAGCAAGTATGCTTTATGATGTTATTGATTCGAGTAACCATTTTTATCGAGGGCATGCAGAGGGAAATAGTCGTTCGCGAATGAACGTTACGTTTACATTACCTTCTGCTGAATTAACGAAAGTCTTTTTAACAGAAGCCCAAGAGAATGGATTTGTCGGTCTCAGTGGACACCGTTCTATCGGTGGGTGCCGTGCTTCCATCTATAATGCAGTATCTGAACAATCCTGTGAACGCCTTGCAGCTTTTATGAAAAAATTCCAGCACCAACACGGTTAATCCTTTGCAACGGCGAAACTGACTGCTATAATATGTGTAAGTTTTAGCTAGAGAGCTAGAGTAGAGTTTAGTAGAGGAGAGATGAGAAATGAATACTCGTATTTTAGTTATGCTATCTTTATTTGTTGCCATGGGGGCAGCATTGCACGGAGTCATTCCACCATTTTTTAACGGAATGAAGCCAGACATGATGTTATTGATGATGTTTTTAGGGATTATGCTATTTCCAAGCGCCAAAAATGTCGTTGTTCTCGGTATCGCAACTGGAATCTTATCCGGTTTAACAAGCAGCTTCCCTGGAGGGTTTCTTCCAAACATTATCGACAAAATTTTAACATCTTTCATTATTTTTGGCTTGTACATGTTTATAAAACGCTACGTGAAACATGCTGTTTCCATTTCAATGGTAACGATTTTAGGGACGATTGTGTCAGGTACAATCTTTTTACTTTCGGCCCTTCTCATTGTTGGACTACCAGGAGGAGTAGGGTTCATGCCGTTGTTTGTCGGAGTTGTATTACCTGCGACAATTATGAATACTGTTGCGATGCTCCTTATTTATCCAATCGTTCAACAAATTTTAAAACGCTCTAATTTTGTCAGCGTATCAAACTAATGAAAACTGAGAACAACAACAAAACCCGTCCGTATATGGCCGGGTTTTTTATTGTATATAATAAAACACGATGCTAAATAACAGAGATACCGCACCGCCTGCCGCCAATGTCATCGCTCTCTTTCTTAATACACGTTTTGGCGGATACGAATTCGTTGTATTGGCAAGCTTTAAATAATGAACCGCACCAATAAAAAACAGCAACGCAATGATGATAAAGAGAAATATTAATCCAACCATTGTCAACCCTCCCTTATTAAACCTTATGCAAAAACTTTTGAACCTATGTTTGCACCTATGTATGGAAGGGAAAAAGATACGTAAGATGTAAGGAATTCGTTTACAAAATACTACATACAGTCTTACGTTTCAATCTTTTCAATTTTATAATGAATGTAAGGACTGTAATATACGTAAGATAAACAAAAACAGGAGTGATGGTCGTGAGTAGAAACCAATCATTTTTATTAGGTGTACTGTTTGGTGGAATCGTCGGAAGTGCCGCCGTCCTTTTCTCCACCCCTTCTTCTGGTAAAGAAGTTCGAAGCCGCGTGCAACAAGGCAGGGAAAAATTAGATGAAATCATTCAAGAGCTACGAGAAGAAGGCACTCAAATTAAGACGCAACTTTCAAATACAGCAAAAGAAAGCATGTCCGTCGTCCGAGAAGTAACAAATGAAATTAACGAGTCTATTCAAGCTTGGAAGAAAGATATTGAGCCGCACACAAAAGAAATTCAACGAGAACTGCATGAAATCGAAGAGAAGATGAAAGAATTAGAACAATCCATTCGTGAATCAACGAAAGCACCAAATTAAGTATAAAGGACAAATGCTTGATGGGCTGTCTGATAAGTTCCTAAATTAGAATGATGGCAGCGAAAAGTAGTTTCCATTCCTCCAATTAGTTTTGATCGAAAAAAAGGTGGTGGCGACTCCAGCGGGAACAGCACGAGCTAAAGACCCCACAGACTAGCATGGGAGTCGAGGAGGAGATGAATGAACCTTTGCTAAAGGCATCCACGTCCTGTGCAAGTTCGGAAAGCGGCCGCCATCAGATAAGTTTATTTAATTGAATTTAATCAATAAGAAACATACATGATTTTACACTCACACCCCGGACATGAAAATTTATTCTCCCCGGGGTTTCCTTTTTACCATCTACCTATCATGATCGATCATTCAGCCCATAGGTAATTTTTATTTTCACAGAAAAAGCGCAAAGCGCCCCGAGCTGATGGCGCTTGGAGCTAGACACCAAAAAAACTGTAAAGAGAATACTTTAACACTTTAGGAACTTAAACTTTCTGTAACAACGATAAAAGAGGGGCTGTACTTTTTGGACAGCCCCTCCTTTTTCTCCATCTTTTGATTTTTTTCGTCATTTTTCGATGAATTCATTGTTACAATATAGCTTTTCTTTCTAGTAAATTTTGGACACTTTTCTCAAATAAAGCACTCCCCTTCTCCACTCCCGACTAATCCAAAATTATTTATTTAAAAATTTCGCAAATTTACACCTTTATTAATCTTTATTTTATTGGCATAATAGATAATAACAATCTATGAAACTTAATCTTTAAAAAAGGAAAGAGGAATAGAAGCAAAGTAGGTGGGGGAAAATGAAAAGGACGTATAATGATTACACGGTGAAGGAAGCACTTCTATTTAGTCAACGTGTTGCACAACTTAGTAAAGCATTGTGGAAATCTATTGAGAAGGATTGGCAGCAGTGGATCAAACCATATGACCTAAACATTAATGAACACCATATTTTATGGATTGCATACCATTTAAAGGGTGCATCTATCTCGGAGATTGCAAAATTCGGTGTCATGCACGTTTCCACTGCGTTCAATTTCTCAAAAAAATTGGAGGAACGAGGCTACTTAGAGTTCTCGAAGAAGGAAAACGATAAGCGAAACACGTATATTCGGCTAACTCAAAAAGGGGAAGATTTATTACTACAGTTACTAGAAGACTATGACCCATCCCGCAATTCCGTATTTAAAGGGGCTCTTCCGCTCCATGATCTTTACGGTAAATTCCCTGAAATCATTGAGATGATGGCCATTATCCGAAACATTTATGGTGATGATTTCATGGAGATTTTTGAAAAGTCGTTTGAAAACATTGAAAAAGACTTCATCGAAGAAAATGGTAAGCTAAAAAAAGTCGATGAGTCGGTGGACGAACCACTTATAAATGAGCACGTAGACGTTTAAAATCGCTCATAAGCTGCGGAAACAGTCCTTGTTGAAGCATCGCATCAATTGTTTCATTGATATCCAGCTTTTCATTTAATTGACCGGCAAAAAGCGTAAGAAGATCTGTATAATAAAGCAGACCTTGCGCTTTTTGCTCTTCATGTTGCAGTTCCAGTTTCCGACAAAGGTTCATCAATTGATTGACCTCTTCTTCAGACAACCCCTTTGTCACGACAAGATAATCAAATGGAAATTTTTGAGCATTGCTCATCTTAAGCAAAAGGCGCAAATGATATTCTAAATTTTCAACTCTCTTTTCCAATTCATTCATACGGATCCAACTTCCTTTATTATGACAAATATTACAACATATTTTAGCCCATTTTCAGAAAAAGGAAAAGAGCTAGGTCGCTCTCGTAAACAACTTTACAATTTTCACCAAAAGCTGTTATGATTAGAAAAACTTGATTTGCAGGGACTCCGTTACATTCAAACTATCTTTTTCATAAAATATTTGATATTGTAATATGTATGAGACAGGAAGGGGGATCTC is from Bacillus kexueae and encodes:
- a CDS encoding EcsC family protein, producing the protein MTNDQLYEEALRWKLKQMKRPSVWKRTSKQIQTKINQRIPEKFHEVVTQSVQTMVNATVKGNEYLPKKSYPHFLHLAEKEAELMRVMKRYQKTAALEGVGTGAGGLWLGLADFPLLLGIKMRFLFEAASLYGYDMTRVEERFFILKVFQLAFSYDERKEELIEQIESWDLKPVEQEIDWRSWQQEYRDHIDLVKMMQIIPGVGAVVGGVANYHLMKHLAEYTMYAYRLRILPNE
- a CDS encoding ABC transporter permease codes for the protein MNSVQQIWNKRFAEYVKELRTYLKFMFNDHLLFVLLFLVGGGAYWYQGWLDEIPSNFPASFVIALIWTSTVCYAHVRTLLKEADMVYMIPLEHEFRPYFRKAFVTSYWMQLYPLVLVTVVLIPLYVRVFQTTPLGLFMAFGLLLGLKLWNQWMQWLTSFFSDRMHHIRDFIVRVLISYAVIYFFLQNAYLFLFITSVIAVAYSWYSYRAVKQKPINWEQLIADEGRRQNRFYQIANLFTDVPKLKNQVKRRKWLDWVLKRVSYHQRNTYMYLFIRSFLRSGDYFGVFSRLLVIGLLLILFLPMQLFGSVMVSVAVLFLTGLQLVGLYKQHDLLLLPNLYPVKSEWKRGSFLRLLSQLLMVQATVLALGTILQVGMMEGLLQLVLTLLFSISLVTFYIGKRYIKP
- a CDS encoding ABC transporter ATP-binding protein is translated as MTLLSVENVTGGYTKHPVLKDVSFEVNRHEIVGLIGLNGAGKSTTIKHIIGLMEPFQGKVKINGETFTEQKETYRKQLSYIPETPILYEDLTLYEHLELTAMAYGLDKETFKKRLPTLLKEFRMEKRLKWFPAHFSKGMKQKVMIMCAFLVQPNLYIIDEPFVGLDPLAIHSLLEMMKKAKDQGAGILMSTHILATAERYCDSFIILHEGTVRAKGTLRELQEQFQMPSATLDDLYIQLTKEQEE
- a CDS encoding HIT family protein, whose translation is MSDCIFCKIVNGEIPAAKVYEDEHVLAFMDIMQVTKGHTLVIPKVHKQDIFELTPDIAQHLFKVVPQIAQAIKEKFNPEGLNIVNNNGQAAGQTVFHYHMHIVPRYGKGDGFGVVWKSHADQYTADDLHALASTIKEGLSIQS
- a CDS encoding GNAT family N-acetyltransferase; the encoded protein is MEWKIRQETEKDYETTEKVVKRAFLNAEYSDQSEHRLVSRLRKSEAFIPELSFVAVKKKEDEIIGHILLSKISIQTAHHAVESLAMAPVSVIPEAQMKGIGKSLIEEGLKKAQELGYQSVIVLGHPTYYCKFGFKKASLWGIKAPFDVPDDAFMAIELKEGALHGVSGVVEYPSVFFE
- the serC gene encoding 3-phosphoserine/phosphohydroxythreonine transaminase, whose amino-acid sequence is MNRIDNFNAGPSALPLSVLQKAQKELLNFQNSGMSVMELSHRSKTYDFVHRKAQELLRELMNIPDTHEVLFLQGGASLQFAMIPYNFLSNDEVGYYSLTGSWSEKALKEAQTIGNAHILNSSKDRTYSYIPSWEDPVDDRCAYVHITSNNTIYGTQWQQFPNTKKPLIADMSSDILSRQLDIEKFDLIYAGAQKNLGPSGVTVVIIRKEFLQKANHNLPTYLSYHTHAEKNSLFNTPPTFAIYMLSLVLEWVKEEGGLSTIEERNERKASMLYDVIDSSNHFYRGHAEGNSRSRMNVTFTLPSAELTKVFLTEAQENGFVGLSGHRSIGGCRASIYNAVSEQSCERLAAFMKKFQHQHG
- a CDS encoding tryptophan transporter codes for the protein MNTRILVMLSLFVAMGAALHGVIPPFFNGMKPDMMLLMMFLGIMLFPSAKNVVVLGIATGILSGLTSSFPGGFLPNIIDKILTSFIIFGLYMFIKRYVKHAVSISMVTILGTIVSGTIFLLSALLIVGLPGGVGFMPLFVGVVLPATIMNTVAMLLIYPIVQQILKRSNFVSVSN
- a CDS encoding YtxH domain-containing protein, which produces MSRNQSFLLGVLFGGIVGSAAVLFSTPSSGKEVRSRVQQGREKLDEIIQELREEGTQIKTQLSNTAKESMSVVREVTNEINESIQAWKKDIEPHTKEIQRELHEIEEKMKELEQSIRESTKAPN
- a CDS encoding HTH-type transcriptional regulator Hpr, whose protein sequence is MKRTYNDYTVKEALLFSQRVAQLSKALWKSIEKDWQQWIKPYDLNINEHHILWIAYHLKGASISEIAKFGVMHVSTAFNFSKKLEERGYLEFSKKENDKRNTYIRLTQKGEDLLLQLLEDYDPSRNSVFKGALPLHDLYGKFPEIIEMMAIIRNIYGDDFMEIFEKSFENIEKDFIEENGKLKKVDESVDEPLINEHVDV
- a CDS encoding DUF1878 family protein — protein: MNELEKRVENLEYHLRLLLKMSNAQKFPFDYLVVTKGLSEEEVNQLMNLCRKLELQHEEQKAQGLLYYTDLLTLFAGQLNEKLDINETIDAMLQQGLFPQLMSDFKRLRAHL